A genomic window from Peromyscus maniculatus bairdii isolate BWxNUB_F1_BW_parent chromosome 1, HU_Pman_BW_mat_3.1, whole genome shotgun sequence includes:
- the Ctsf gene encoding cathepsin F, with amino-acid sequence MAPLLQLLWLLALLRAVALVPVPAKPRADDEQAWDLSPPELLAPARFALDMYNYGRAAGMRAVLGAVRGRVRRVGRGSLFSLEATMEEPPCNDPLVCLLPVTKKTMLCSFEVLDELGKHMLLRRDCGPVNTKATEYGNETFSSFLPMLNKDPLPQDFSVKMATVFEDFMNTYNRTYESKEEAQWRLTVFTRNMVRAQKIQALDRGTAQYGITKFSDLTEEEFYTIYLNPLLQKEPGRKMSLAKPVDDLAPPEWDWRKKGAVTEVKDQGMCGSCWAFSVTGNVEGQWFLNQGTLLSLSEQELLDCDKTDKACLGGLPSNAYTAIKNLGGLETEDDYSYQGHVQACSFSAQRAKVYINDSVELSKNENKMAAWLAQKGPISVAINAFGMQFYRHGIAHPLRPLCSPWLIDHAVLLVGYGNRSNTPYWAIKNSWGSNWGEEGYYYLYRGSGACGVNTMASSAVVN; translated from the exons ATGGCGccgctgctgcagctgctgtggctgctggcgcTGCTCCGGGCCGTGGCCCTGGTCCCGGTCCCCGCCAAGCCCCGGGCCGACGACGAGCAGGCCTGGGATCTGTCGCCCCCGGAGCTGCTGGCGCCCGCCCGCTTCGCGCTGGACATGTACAATTACGGCCGTGCTGCGGGGATGAGAGCCGTGCTGGGGGCCGTACGCGGGCGCGTCCGCCGG GTGGGTCGGGGCTCTCTGTTCTCCCTGGAAGCCACAATGGAGGAGCCACCTTGCAATGATCCGCTGGTGTGCCTGCTCCCCGTGACCAAGAAAACCATG ctctgcagcttcgaAGTCCTGGATGAGCTAGGAAAACACATGCTGCTGAGGAGGGACTGTGGCCCAGTGAATACGAAGGCTACAG AGTATGGAAATGAGACGTTCAGCTCATTCCTTCCGATGCTGAACAAGGATCCCCTCCCCCAG GACTTTTCTGTAAAGATGGCCACAGTCTTCGAGGACTTCATGAATACCTATAACCGCACTTACGAATCAAAGGAAG AAGCCCAGTGGCGCTTGACTGTCTTTACCAGAAACATGGTACGAGCACAGAAGATTCAGGCCCTGGACCGTGGCACAGCTCAGTATGGGATCACCAAGTTCAGTGACCTCACAG AGGAGGAATTCTACACCATCTACTTGAATCCCCTTTTACAAAAGGAGCCTGGCAGGAAGATGAGTCTAGCCAAGCCCGTAGATGATCTCGCCCCGCCCGAATGGgactggaggaagaaaggggcgGTCACTGAAGTGAAGGACCAG GGCATGTGTGGCTCCTGCTGGGCCTTCTCTGTCACAGGCAATGTGGAGGGCCAGTGGTTCCTGAACCAGGGGACTCTGCTCTCCCTGTCAGAGCAGG AGCTCTTGGATTGTGACAAGACGGACAAGGCCTGCTTGGGTGGATTGCCCTCCAATGCCTACACAGCCATAAAGAATTTGG GAGGGCTGGAGACAGAGGATGACTACAGCTACCAGGGCCATGTTCAGGCCTGCAGCTTCTCGGCACAGAGAGCCAAAGTCTACATCAATGATTCAGTGGAGCTGAGCAAGAATGAGAACA AGATGGCAGCTTGGCTGGCCCAGAAAGGACCGATCTCAGTCGCCATCAATGCCTTTGGCATGCAG TTCTATCGCCATGGGATTGCCCACCCTCTCCGGCCCCTCTGCAGCCCCTGGCTCATCGACCACGCTGTGTTGCTGGTGGGCTATGGCAACC GCTCCAACACTCCTTATTGGGCCATCAAGAACAGCTGGGGCAGTAACTGGGGAGAGGAG GGTTACTACTACTTGTACCGTGGCTCTGGAGCCTGTGGTGTGAACACCATGGCCAGCTCAGCAGTGGTGAACTGA
- the Ccdc87 gene encoding coiled-coil domain-containing protein 87 — protein sequence MEPQNQEPDLKPVYHRLLSPLSLFPRKATPPEPPKKLSQEGSTLQSVPLAKLKVGPLCRQVSKRLAGSGRAARVTPKDRLRLTQVILDELKCSWQEPPTEPILNYENNQKLRKRLESYVLICSEQLFIRYLHLLVTLPATRRVFTESATLSRLAANLARDCTIFLTSPDVYRCLLADFQTLLNLEQTQRGISKLRPPVCPPGTFKLCPIPWPHSTGLDQVPCSSLNLNYLVQLSRPYDFPSEPEPDPVKELKSIPELKGKKRLLWVPSAKKEKEVEVGSAQMVPLPSHSPPSSEISHFPTSPIYPRLLRGQSMPCLREGWSLADELGLPPLSPHPLTPLILAPESKPLPFGDLAAEDLKQKTKVMAMEWAHYSPLESGLPPLLGVLTRRLTAQQHIENLQQMLKSLEEEEASGQWDLRPPRIAPLHPQPVTITLKLQNQVVVQVATVQLSDRYFSDTFHVEGAGVLYNHLAGELDCKAIEEMDSDRLVGNSTKEVYKELMSRVSTSHLSFDEGPQIEPSADKDWSNYLSSAFIYQDKHTPVINHDLVGLYSKRSSIQLLCPEKTPSPTLLQKGRSWDKWPNKTVWMNWWKTAVSSEDYLKYLLTQETDFLHVIFQMYEEEASVEIPVPAKESLEIQHPPPLLEDEEPDFVPGKWDWSSVIEDSSGPAKAHILNLQQRLERLWVVLEVPDQSRLDMVIKYSSNARLQQLPALIRAWERVLKPIQTRELLLGRLEWFERQASDPNRFFQKPDLMLSRLLEENQIRSHIRRKLSLMETSLISLLEKIELVFGEPVTFKGRPYLEKMKQDKVEMLYWLQQQRRVRNLLRAQRAFQQPSILTRTRSRALIAPGNSPIAR from the coding sequence ATGGAGCCACAGAATCAGGAGCCCGACCTCAAGCCGGTCTACCACCGGTTGCTGAGTCCGCTGTCTCTCTTCCCCCGCAAGGCGACGCCTCCAGAGCCTCCGAAGAAACTCTCTCAGGAGGGCTCGACTTTGCAATCTGTCCCTCTCGCGAAGCTAAAAGTGGGGCCGCTGTGCCGCCAGGTATCCAAGCGACTAGCAGGCAGCGGGCGGGCGGCGCGGGTGACTCCTAAGGATCGACTCCGACTCACCCAGGTTATCCTAGATGAGCTGAAGTGCAGCTGGCAGGAACCTCCTACAGAACCTATTTTGAACTACGAGAACAACCAGAAGCTGCGGAAGCGGTTGGAGTCCTACGTGCTGATCTGTAGTGAGCAGCTCTTCATACGCTACCTGCACCTGCTGGTGACCCTGCCGGCCACTAGAAGGGTCTTCACTGAATCGGCCACCCTCAGCCGGTTGGCAGCCAACCTTGCCAGGGATTGCACAATCTTCCTCACCAGTCCCGATGTCTACCGCTGCCTGCTGGCTGATTTTCAGACCTTGCTGAATTTAGAGCAGACCCAGAGAGGCATATCCAAGCTGCGCCCCCCAGTCTGTCCCCCTGGGACTTTCAAACTCTGTCCAATCCCCTGGCCCCACAGCACCGGCTTGGACCAAGTGCCATGCTCTAGCCTCAACCTGAACTACCTTGTCCAACTCAGCCGCCCATATGATTTCCCCAGTGAGCCTGAACCTGATCCAGTGAAGGAGCTGAAATCTATCCCCGAGCTGAAGGGTAAAAAGCGGCTCCTCTGGGTGCCCTCtgcaaaaaaggaaaaggaagttgaAGTGGGTTCCGCACAGatggtaccactgcctagccaTTCCCCTCCTAGCAGTGAGATTTCCCACTTCCCCACTTCCCCAATCTACCCCAGGCTCCTGAGGGGCCAGTCCATGCCCTGTCTTCGTGAAGGGTGGAGTCTGGCAGATGAGTTgggcctccctcctctctcccctcatccTCTCACCCCACTGATCTTGGCTCCAGAGAGTAAACCACTGCCATTTGGGGACCTGGCGGCGGAGGATCTGAAGCAGAAGACAAAGGTCATGGCGATGGAGTGGGCCCACTACTCACCACTGGAATCCGGCCTGCCCCCACTCCTCGGGGTCCTTACCAGGCGCCTAACTGCCCAGCAGCACATAGAGAATCTGCAGCAAATGCTGAAGAGCCTGGAGGAAGAAGAAGCCTCTGGACAGTGGGATCTCCGCCCCCCAAGAATCGCTCCACTTCACCCACAGCCAGTGACTATTACTTTGAAGCTACAAAATCAGGTAGTAGTCCAAGTAGCTACTGTGCAACTCTCTGACAGATACTTTTCTGACACTTTCCACGTGGAGGGGGCTGGAGTCCTATACAACCATCTGGCAGGGGAACTGGATTGCAAAGCCATCGAAGAAATGGATTCTGATCGTCTTGTTGGCAATAGCACCAAAGAGGTGTACAAGGAATTGATGAGCCGAGTCTCTACTAGTCACCTCTCTTTTGATGAAGGACCCCAGATTGAGCCCTCGGCAGATAAAGATTGGTCCAACTACCTGTCCTCTGCTTTTATATACCAAGATAAACATACCCCTGTCATCAACCATGATCTGGTTGGGCTTTATTCCAAGAGATCAAGCATTCAGCTGTTGTGCCCTGAGAAGACGCCTTCTCCCACATTACTCCAAAAGGGCAGAAGCTGGGACAAGTGGCCAAACAAGACTGTATGGATGAACTGGTGGAAAACCGCTGTGTCTTCGGAAGATTACTTAAAGTACCTtctcactcaggagacagatttCCTCCATGTCATCTTCCAAATGTATGAAGAAGAGGCTTCTGTGGAGATACCGGTCCCTGCCAAAGAGTCCCTGGAGATTCAGCACCCGCCTCCCCTGCTGGAAGATGAAGAGCCAGACTTTGTGCCAGGAAAGTGGGATTGGAGCTCAGTGATAGAGGACAGCTCAGGACCTGCGAAAGCCCACATCCTAAATCTGCAGCAGCGTCTAGAACGACTGTGGGTCGTGTTGGAAGTCCCTGACCAGAGCCGGCTGGACATGGTCATTAAGTACAGCTCCAACGCACGCCTGCAGCAGCTACCAGCATTGATCAGGGCCTGGGAGCGGGTCCTGAAGCCCATTCAGACACGGGAGTTGTTGCTAGGGAGACTGGAGTGGTTTGAACGACAAGCCTCCGACCCCAACCGGTTCTTCCAAAAGCCTGATTTGATGCTGAGTCGACTCCTGGAGGAGAATCAGATCCGGAGCCATATCCGAAGGAAGCTCAGTCTAATGGAGACTTCTTTGATTTCCTTGCTGGAAAAGATAGAGTTAGTGTTTGGGGAGCCAGTGACCTTCAAAGGGAGGCCTTATCTAGAGAAGATGAAGCAGGACAAAGTGGAGATGCTCTATTGGCTCCAGCAGCAGCGGCGGGTTCGCAATCTGCTCCGGGCCCAGAGAGCCTTCCAACAACCGTCCATACTCACAAGGACCCGCAGCCGGGCTTTAATAGCTCCTGGGAATAGTCCTATTGCCCGCTAA
- the Ccs gene encoding copper chaperone for superoxide dismutase, with protein sequence MASDSGDGGTMCALEFAVQMTCQSCVDAVHKTLQGVTGVQSVEVQLENQMVLVQTTLPSQEVQALLESTGRQAVLKGMGSSQLQNLGAAVAILEGRNAIQGVVRFLQLTSELCLIEGTIDGLEPGLHGFHVHQYGDLTKDCNSCGDHFNPDGTSHGGPQDADRHRGDLGNILAEADGRSTFRIEDKQLKVWDVIGRSLVIDEGEDDLGRGNHPLSKITGNSGKRLACGIIARSAGLFQNPKQICSCDGLTIWEERGRPIAGEGRKDSSPQPPAHL encoded by the exons ATGGCGTCGGATTCCGGGGACGGTGGGACCATGTGCGCG CTGGAGTTTGCAGTGCAGATGACCTGTCAGAGCTGTGTGGACGCGGTGCACAAGACCCTGCAAGGGGTGACAG GTGTCCAGAGTGTGGAGGTGCAGCTGGAGAACCAAATGGTGTTGGTGCAGACCACTCTTCCCAGCCAGGAGGTGCAAGCACTCCTGGAAAGCACAGGGAGACAGGCTGTACTCAAGGGCATGGGCAGCAGCCAGTTGC agaacctaggaGCAGCAGTAGCCATTCTGGAGGGCCGTAATGCCATACAAGGCGTGGTCCGCTTCCTACAGCTCACCTCTGAGCTCTGCCTGATTGAGGGAACCATTGATGGCCTGGAGCCTGGGCTGCATGGATTCCATGTCCATCAGTATGGGGATCTCACAAAGGATTGCAATAG CTGTGGGGACCATTTTAACCCTGATGGAACATCTCATGGGGGCCCTCAGGACGCTGATCGG CACCGGGGAGATCTGGGCAACATCCTGGCTGAGGCTGATGGCCGATCTACCTTCCGGATAGAGGATAAACAGCTGAAG GTGTGGGATGTGATTGGCCGCAGCCTGGTTATTGATGAGGGAGAAGATGACCTGGGCCGGGGAAACCATCCCTTATCCAAGATCACAGGGAACTCTGGCAAGAG GTTGGCCTGTGGCATCATCGCACGCTCTGCTGGCCTTTTCCAGAACCCCAAGCAGATCTGTTCTTGTGATGGCCTCACTATCTGGGAGGAGCGAGGCAGGCCCATTGCTGGTGAAGGCCGAAAAGACTCCTCACCCCAGCCCCCTGCTCACCTCTGA